In Hoeflea ulvae, one genomic interval encodes:
- the groL gene encoding chaperonin GroEL (60 kDa chaperone family; promotes refolding of misfolded polypeptides especially under stressful conditions; forms two stacked rings of heptamers to form a barrel-shaped 14mer; ends can be capped by GroES; misfolded proteins enter the barrel where they are refolded when GroES binds), giving the protein MAAKEVKFGRTAREKMLRGVDILADAVKVTLGPKGRNVIIDKSFGAPRITKDGVTVAKEIELEDKFENMGAQMVREVASKTNDVAGDGTTTATVLAQAIVREGGKAVAAGMNPMDLKRGIDMAVTEVIADLQRKAKKIKTSAEVEQVGTISANGEAQIGKDIAEAMQKVGNEGVITVEEAKTAESELEVVEGMQFDRGYLSPYFVTNPDKMVADLEDVYILLHEKKLSNLQAMLPVLEAVVQTSKPLLIISEDVEGEALATLVVNKLRGGLKIAAVKAPGFGDRRKAMLEDIAILTGGQVISEDIGIKLENVTLEMLGRAKKVSITKETTTIVDGAGKKTEIEGRITQIKAQIEETSSDYDKEKLQERLAKLAGGVAIIRVGGATETEVKERKDRVDDALNATRAAVQEGIVAGGGTALLRSSVKITAKGANQDQEAGINIVRRALQALVRQIATNAGDEASIVVGKILEKDEENWGYNAQSSEYGDMIAMGIVDPVKVVRTALQNAASVASLLITTEAMIAEIPKKDSGAGAGGGMPDMGGMGGMGGMM; this is encoded by the coding sequence ATGGCTGCTAAAGAAGTAAAATTCGGTCGTACCGCCCGCGAAAAAATGCTGCGCGGCGTCGACATTCTGGCTGATGCCGTCAAGGTAACGCTGGGCCCCAAGGGCCGCAACGTCATCATCGACAAGTCCTTCGGCGCTCCGCGCATCACCAAGGACGGCGTCACCGTCGCCAAGGAAATCGAACTGGAAGACAAGTTCGAGAACATGGGCGCACAGATGGTGCGTGAAGTCGCATCCAAGACCAATGATGTTGCCGGCGACGGCACCACCACTGCAACCGTGCTCGCACAGGCCATCGTCCGCGAAGGCGGCAAGGCTGTTGCTGCCGGCATGAACCCGATGGACCTCAAGCGCGGCATCGACATGGCCGTGACCGAAGTCATCGCGGACCTGCAACGCAAGGCCAAGAAGATCAAGACCTCGGCAGAAGTCGAACAGGTCGGCACGATCTCGGCCAACGGCGAAGCACAGATCGGCAAGGACATTGCCGAAGCCATGCAGAAGGTCGGCAACGAAGGTGTCATCACCGTCGAAGAAGCCAAGACCGCTGAAAGCGAACTCGAAGTCGTCGAAGGCATGCAATTCGACCGCGGCTACCTGTCGCCTTACTTCGTGACCAACCCCGACAAGATGGTTGCAGACCTCGAAGACGTCTACATCCTGCTTCATGAGAAGAAGCTTTCGAACCTCCAGGCCATGCTGCCTGTGCTCGAAGCTGTCGTGCAGACTTCCAAGCCGCTGCTCATCATCTCGGAAGACGTTGAAGGCGAAGCCCTTGCAACGCTGGTCGTCAACAAGCTGCGTGGCGGCCTGAAGATTGCTGCTGTCAAGGCTCCCGGCTTCGGCGATCGCCGCAAGGCAATGCTCGAAGACATCGCCATCCTGACCGGCGGCCAGGTGATTTCCGAAGACATCGGCATCAAGCTCGAAAACGTGACCCTGGAAATGCTGGGCCGCGCCAAGAAGGTTTCGATCACCAAGGAAACCACCACCATCGTTGATGGCGCTGGCAAGAAGACCGAGATCGAAGGCCGGATCACTCAGATCAAGGCTCAGATCGAAGAAACCTCGTCCGACTACGACAAGGAAAAGCTGCAGGAACGCCTGGCCAAGCTGGCCGGTGGCGTTGCCATCATCCGCGTCGGCGGTGCAACTGAAACGGAAGTCAAGGAACGCAAGGACCGCGTCGACGACGCGCTCAACGCAACCCGCGCCGCCGTTCAGGAAGGCATCGTTGCAGGCGGCGGTACCGCACTGCTGCGCTCGTCCGTGAAGATCACCGCCAAGGGTGCCAATCAGGACCAGGAAGCCGGCATCAACATCGTTCGCCGCGCACTGCAGGCCCTGGTTCGCCAGATTGCCACCAACGCAGGCGACGAAGCTTCGATCGTTGTTGGCAAGATCCTCGAGAAGGACGAAGAAAACTGGGGTTACAACGCCCAGTCGTCCGAATATGGCGACATGATTGCCATGGGCATCGTCGACCCGGTCAAGGTTGTCCGCACGGCTCTGCAGAACGCAGCTTCGGTTGCTTCGCTGCTGATCACCACCGAAGCCATGATAGCCGAAATCCCGAAGAAGGATTCCGGTGCAGGCGCCGGTGGCGGCATGCCTGACATGGGCGGAATGGGCGGCATGGGCGGCATGATGTAA
- a CDS encoding TIGR01459 family HAD-type hydrolase, with the protein MPRRITDLDQLTEHADVLLCDVWGVIHNGVNPFLLSVEALKAARARGQTVILITNSPRPAEGVIRQFDTIGVDPDCWDDIVTSGDVTRQLVKEAPRAIHFLGPERDFSLVDGLDIDLVEPDAADAVLCTGLLNDEVETPEDYRTLLAGFQARGLPLICANPDRVVERGDRLVPCAGALADLYVELGGETRIAGKPHAPIYIEAMARARALRGNVDQARTLAIGDGVTTDIRGALDNGFDAVFIARGIHARQYLDGRSTDEARLNAFLESAGVAPAYWMEWLA; encoded by the coding sequence ATGCCACGCAGGATTACCGATCTAGACCAGTTGACCGAGCACGCGGACGTTCTGCTGTGCGATGTATGGGGTGTCATCCATAACGGCGTCAATCCGTTTCTTTTGTCGGTGGAGGCCTTGAAGGCCGCGCGGGCCCGTGGCCAGACCGTCATCCTGATCACCAATTCGCCGCGTCCTGCCGAGGGTGTGATCCGGCAGTTTGACACCATCGGCGTCGATCCGGACTGCTGGGATGACATTGTCACCTCCGGCGACGTGACCCGGCAATTGGTCAAGGAAGCACCGCGCGCGATCCATTTTCTCGGGCCGGAGCGCGATTTCTCGCTGGTCGACGGGTTGGACATCGACCTGGTCGAGCCGGACGCGGCGGATGCGGTGCTGTGCACCGGGCTTCTCAATGACGAAGTCGAAACCCCCGAGGACTACCGGACCCTGCTGGCCGGATTTCAGGCCCGCGGCCTGCCGCTGATCTGCGCCAATCCCGATCGCGTCGTCGAACGTGGCGACCGGCTGGTGCCGTGCGCCGGCGCGCTGGCTGACCTTTACGTCGAGCTTGGCGGCGAAACCCGGATTGCCGGCAAACCGCATGCGCCCATCTATATTGAAGCCATGGCGCGGGCGCGCGCCCTGCGCGGCAATGTCGATCAGGCACGCACGCTGGCCATCGGTGATGGCGTCACCACCGATATTCGCGGCGCACTAGACAATGGCTTCGATGCCGTCTTCATCGCCCGCGGCATTCATGCCCGCCAGTATCTTGATGGCCGCAGCACCGACGAAGCGCGGCTGAATGCTTTCCTTGAAAGTGCAGGGGTTGCCCCGGCCTACTGGATGGAATGGCTGGCGTGA
- a CDS encoding DMT family transporter, translated as MRLVLLTVLTLIAFAANSVLGRMAIGSGDAPLIDPASYSAVRLASGAVMLAVLVALTASGQHRSPRLRSGSWVSAFALFVYAVAFSYAYVALDTGIGALILFACVQASMIGWSLKEGDRPSLLEWLGLATAFGAFVWLVSPGLSAPDPLAASAMALSGAAWGVYSLRGRGLADPLKATADNFMRSVAFLLPLGLVVVIAQLPVQATPRGLMLAAVSGAVTSGLGYALWYQVLRQIGATQGAILQLIVPVMAAAGGTLFVGESWSLRLVVSSLLILGGVGAAILAKQRRV; from the coding sequence TTGCGCCTGGTCCTGCTGACGGTTTTGACACTGATTGCCTTTGCCGCAAATTCCGTTCTGGGACGGATGGCGATCGGTTCGGGCGACGCGCCGCTGATCGACCCGGCAAGCTATTCCGCCGTCCGGCTGGCAAGCGGCGCGGTGATGCTGGCGGTGCTGGTCGCGTTGACCGCATCGGGGCAGCACCGGTCACCGCGGCTTCGCTCGGGCTCGTGGGTCTCGGCTTTCGCCCTGTTTGTCTACGCGGTGGCGTTTTCCTATGCCTATGTGGCGCTCGACACCGGTATCGGCGCGCTGATCCTGTTTGCCTGTGTGCAGGCCAGCATGATCGGCTGGAGCCTGAAGGAGGGCGACAGGCCTTCGCTGTTGGAGTGGCTGGGTCTGGCAACCGCCTTCGGCGCCTTTGTCTGGCTGGTGTCGCCGGGCCTGTCCGCACCCGACCCGCTGGCCGCAAGCGCCATGGCGCTGTCGGGGGCTGCCTGGGGCGTCTATTCGCTGCGCGGCCGGGGACTTGCTGATCCGCTCAAGGCGACGGCGGACAATTTCATGCGCTCGGTGGCATTTCTGCTGCCGCTCGGCCTTGTGGTTGTGATTGCCCAGCTGCCGGTTCAAGCCACCCCGCGCGGGCTGATGCTCGCCGCTGTCTCGGGCGCTGTGACCTCCGGGCTTGGCTATGCGCTCTGGTACCAGGTGCTGCGCCAGATCGGCGCCACACAGGGCGCCATCCTGCAACTGATCGTGCCGGTGATGGCGGCTGCCGGCGGAACCCTGTTTGTCGGCGAGAGCTGGAGCTTGCGGCTGGTCGTCTCGTCGCTGCTCATTCTCGGCGGGGTCGGGGCCGCCATCCTCGCCAAGCAGAGACGGGTCTAG
- a CDS encoding ATP phosphoribosyltransferase regulatory subunit — MQLGAPVFAADLARALDALQAPRADIPVIQPAEPFLDMAGEDLRRRIFLTESETGESLCLRPEFTIPVCRAHIAENVATPRRYSYLGQVFRQRREGGNEFYQAGVEDLGEADEARADARALSEARALIAQFAPRRELVILLGDQSVFEAVVAGLGLPSGWQKRLIHAFGNEAALDAMIARLAGPDASIAPDPSVAGFLAVGDAAGLEAYIEGVMQDTGYSTNASRSPAEITARLMDKQSLDATRLPPASLDALKTFLALDVPLDRAGQVLAEFADHAGLDIGAARKQFEARLAALSDRGEDLSVMRWRAAFGRPLDYYTGLVFEISAGEGGALAGGGRYDRLMTLLGAQAPIPAVGFSLWLDRIEAVRAQP; from the coding sequence ATGCAATTAGGAGCTCCCGTTTTCGCCGCTGATCTTGCCCGCGCGCTCGATGCGCTGCAGGCGCCGCGCGCCGACATTCCGGTGATCCAGCCGGCCGAACCCTTTCTCGACATGGCCGGCGAGGATCTGCGCCGCCGCATCTTCCTCACCGAATCCGAGACCGGCGAAAGCCTCTGCCTCCGGCCCGAATTCACCATCCCGGTCTGCCGCGCCCATATTGCCGAGAATGTCGCCACCCCGCGCCGCTATTCCTATCTGGGCCAGGTGTTCCGCCAGCGCCGCGAGGGCGGCAACGAGTTCTACCAGGCCGGCGTCGAGGATCTGGGCGAAGCCGATGAGGCCCGCGCCGATGCGCGCGCCCTGTCCGAAGCCCGCGCCCTGATCGCGCAATTTGCGCCACGTCGGGAACTGGTCATCCTGCTGGGCGACCAGTCGGTGTTTGAAGCGGTCGTCGCCGGTCTGGGGCTTCCTTCCGGCTGGCAGAAACGGCTGATCCACGCCTTTGGCAATGAAGCCGCCCTCGACGCCATGATCGCGCGACTGGCCGGCCCCGACGCCTCCATTGCGCCCGATCCCTCGGTCGCGGGATTTCTGGCCGTGGGCGACGCCGCCGGGCTTGAAGCCTATATAGAAGGCGTCATGCAGGACACCGGCTATTCGACCAATGCCAGCCGCTCGCCGGCCGAAATCACCGCCCGGCTGATGGACAAGCAATCGCTCGATGCCACACGGTTGCCGCCCGCATCGCTGGACGCGCTGAAGACCTTTCTTGCGCTGGATGTGCCACTTGATCGCGCCGGCCAGGTGCTCGCAGAATTTGCCGATCATGCCGGGCTCGATATCGGCGCGGCCCGCAAGCAATTCGAAGCCCGCCTTGCGGCGCTTTCCGATCGTGGCGAGGATCTGTCCGTCATGCGCTGGCGCGCAGCCTTCGGCCGTCCGCTGGATTATTACACCGGCCTGGTCTTCGAGATTTCGGCAGGCGAGGGCGGTGCCCTGGCCGGTGGCGGCCGGTACGACCGGCTGATGACGCTGCTCGGCGCGCAAGCCCCGATCCCCGCCGTGGGCTTTTCGCTCTGGCTCGACCGCATTGAAGCCGTGAGGGCGCAGCCATGA
- a CDS encoding BA14K family protein, producing MLKTALKSLISASFCVAMMVPASAVPLQNPVTQITGSSDVVQVRHQKRRGYYRHNNHSYYNGHRGYRNHRRGYRRHNGYWFPPAAFALGAIIGGAMNNNNYNGNVRPGYTNPQHVSWCHNKYRSYDQRSNTFQPYHGPRRECRSPYY from the coding sequence ATGCTCAAGACCGCCCTAAAGTCCTTGATATCGGCGTCTTTCTGCGTCGCCATGATGGTGCCCGCATCCGCCGTGCCGCTGCAGAATCCGGTCACCCAGATCACCGGCAGTTCCGATGTTGTCCAGGTGCGCCACCAGAAACGGCGTGGCTACTATCGTCACAACAACCACAGCTATTATAACGGCCACCGTGGTTACCGTAACCATCGCCGTGGCTATCGCCGTCACAATGGCTACTGGTTCCCGCCCGCAGCCTTTGCGCTTGGCGCAATCATCGGCGGTGCGATGAACAATAACAATTACAATGGCAATGTGCGCCCCGGCTACACCAATCCGCAGCATGTCAGCTGGTGCCACAACAAGTACCGCTCCTATGACCAGCGGAGCAACACGTTCCAGCCGTATCACGGTCCGCGCCGCGAATGCCGTTCGCCCTATTATTGA
- the groES gene encoding co-chaperone GroES, whose protein sequence is MAKTTFRPLHDRVVVRRVESEEKTKGGIIIPDTAKEKPQEGEIIAVGSGNRDDSGKLVPLDVKAGDRVLFGKWSGTEIKLDGEDLLIMKESDVMGVLG, encoded by the coding sequence ATGGCAAAAACCACGTTCCGTCCGCTCCACGACCGCGTTGTCGTTCGTCGTGTCGAGTCTGAAGAAAAAACAAAAGGCGGGATCATCATTCCGGATACCGCCAAGGAAAAGCCGCAGGAAGGCGAAATCATCGCCGTCGGCTCCGGCAATCGTGACGATTCCGGCAAGCTTGTCCCGCTCGACGTCAAGGCTGGCGACCGGGTTCTGTTCGGCAAATGGTCCGGCACCGAAATCAAGCTTGATGGCGAAGACCTTCTGATCATGAAGGAAAGCGACGTCATGGGCGTTCTCGGCTGA
- the hisG gene encoding ATP phosphoribosyltransferase, with product MTLTIALPSKGRMKDDAMAVFDRAGLSISAIGNDRSYRGRVEGIDGVEVAFLSASEIARELGVGTVDLGVTGEDLVRESLARADERVEITARLGFGQADVVVAVPDIWKDVDTMADLGDVAADFRARHGRRLAIATKYWRLTQSFFSTRHGIQLYRIVESLGATEGAPAAGTADIIVDITSTGSTLTANHLRVLSDGVILKSEACLVRARKPGHDKDPRMAAILEAVRGAAA from the coding sequence ATGACCCTGACCATCGCGCTGCCCTCCAAGGGCCGGATGAAAGACGATGCCATGGCGGTCTTCGACCGCGCCGGGCTTTCCATCTCGGCGATCGGCAATGACCGCAGCTACCGGGGCCGTGTCGAAGGGATCGACGGCGTCGAGGTGGCGTTCCTGTCAGCCTCCGAGATCGCCCGCGAACTGGGCGTAGGCACGGTTGATCTCGGCGTCACCGGCGAAGATCTGGTGCGCGAGAGCCTCGCCCGCGCCGACGAACGCGTCGAGATCACCGCCCGGCTCGGCTTCGGCCAGGCCGATGTGGTGGTTGCGGTCCCCGACATCTGGAAGGACGTCGACACCATGGCCGATCTTGGCGATGTGGCTGCGGATTTCCGCGCCCGCCATGGCCGGCGGCTGGCGATTGCCACCAAATACTGGCGGCTGACACAGAGCTTCTTCTCCACCCGTCACGGCATTCAGCTCTACCGCATCGTCGAAAGCCTCGGCGCCACCGAAGGCGCCCCGGCTGCGGGCACGGCGGATATCATCGTCGATATCACTTCCACCGGATCGACCCTGACCGCCAATCATTTGCGCGTCCTCTCCGACGGCGTGATCCTGAAATCCGAAGCCTGCCTGGTCCGCGCCCGCAAGCCCGGACATGATAAGGATCCGCGCATGGCGGCAATTCTCGAGGCGGTTCGCGGCGCCGCTGCCTGA
- the hisS gene encoding histidine--tRNA ligase, protein MSDKKQKKPQKLKARLARGFPDRSSSDIRATDQMMAKIRTVYERFGFEPVETPFIEYTDALGKFLPDSDRPNEGVFSFQDDDDQWLSLRYDLTAPLARHVAENFNDIQLPYRTYRAGWVFRNEKPGPGRFRQFMQFDADIVGAPGVQADAEMCMMMADTMEALGIPRGDYVIRVNNRKVLDGVMEAIGLVGPENAAKRLTVLRAIDKLDKFGAEGVKLLLGAGRWDGEKEGEGDFAPGAGLNEEQVLRLVTSYLGTSFRDGETPSDSMSFGFWKDAVSGSDLGMQGVAELESMAQICRNAGYETDRVKFDPSVVRGLEYYTGPVYEAELLGGIPNEKGQIVQFGSVGGGGRYDGLVSRFMGQPVPATGFSIGVSRLMTALKNLGKLSGEAASGPILVTIMDRDRIGDYAKMAQELRVALNPLDEDGRPLGPTVPVELFQGNPKDFPKQLRYADRRGAPIAIIQGGNEKELGQVIVKDLIEGKRIAETITDNAEWREAKAGEHLVAEAELVSTVKSILEAQAAYGREA, encoded by the coding sequence ATGTCCGACAAGAAGCAAAAGAAGCCCCAGAAGCTCAAGGCCCGTCTGGCGCGTGGTTTTCCGGATCGCTCGTCGTCCGATATCCGCGCCACCGACCAGATGATGGCCAAGATCAGAACCGTCTATGAGCGTTTCGGCTTCGAGCCGGTTGAAACCCCTTTCATCGAATACACCGATGCGCTGGGGAAATTCCTGCCTGATTCCGACCGGCCCAATGAGGGCGTGTTCTCATTCCAGGACGATGACGACCAGTGGCTGAGCCTGCGTTATGACCTGACCGCACCTTTGGCCCGTCATGTGGCCGAGAATTTCAACGACATCCAGCTGCCCTACCGCACCTATCGCGCCGGCTGGGTGTTCCGCAACGAAAAGCCCGGCCCGGGCCGCTTCCGCCAGTTCATGCAGTTCGACGCCGACATCGTCGGTGCGCCCGGCGTCCAGGCCGATGCCGAAATGTGCATGATGATGGCCGACACCATGGAAGCGCTCGGCATTCCGCGCGGGGATTACGTCATCCGCGTCAACAACCGCAAGGTGCTGGATGGCGTCATGGAAGCCATCGGGCTGGTCGGACCGGAAAATGCCGCCAAGCGCCTTACCGTGCTACGCGCCATCGACAAGCTCGACAAGTTCGGTGCCGAGGGTGTCAAGCTGCTGCTTGGTGCCGGCCGCTGGGATGGTGAAAAGGAAGGCGAAGGCGATTTCGCCCCGGGTGCTGGGCTGAATGAGGAACAGGTTCTACGACTTGTCACTTCTTACCTTGGAACGAGTTTTCGCGATGGAGAAACGCCGAGCGATAGCATGTCCTTTGGCTTCTGGAAGGATGCCGTATCTGGCTCAGACCTCGGCATGCAAGGTGTTGCTGAACTAGAATCCATGGCTCAGATCTGCAGGAATGCCGGATACGAAACAGATCGGGTCAAGTTTGACCCCTCCGTCGTCCGCGGCCTCGAATATTACACCGGCCCCGTCTACGAAGCCGAGCTTCTGGGCGGCATCCCCAATGAGAAGGGCCAGATCGTGCAGTTCGGTTCCGTCGGCGGCGGGGGCCGTTACGATGGGCTGGTGTCGCGCTTCATGGGCCAGCCAGTGCCGGCCACCGGTTTCTCGATCGGCGTCTCACGGCTGATGACGGCGCTGAAAAATCTCGGCAAGCTCTCGGGCGAGGCGGCCTCGGGCCCGATCCTGGTCACCATCATGGATCGCGACCGCATCGGCGACTACGCGAAGATGGCGCAGGAATTGCGGGTGGCGCTCAACCCGCTTGATGAGGACGGCCGGCCGCTCGGACCGACTGTTCCGGTGGAACTGTTCCAGGGCAATCCCAAGGATTTCCCGAAGCAGTTGCGCTATGCCGACCGTCGCGGCGCGCCGATCGCCATCATTCAGGGCGGCAATGAGAAGGAACTGGGCCAGGTCATCGTCAAGGACCTGATCGAGGGCAAGCGCATCGCCGAAACCATCACCGACAATGCCGAATGGCGCGAGGCCAAGGCCGGCGAACATCTGGTGGCCGAGGCCGAGCTGGTGTCGACCGTGAAAAGCATTCTTGAAGCGCAGGCAGCCTATGGCCGGGAAGCCTGA
- a CDS encoding L,D-transpeptidase — protein MKNLALLVLSGAALSLASFTAPAIAGDRYGQRPPVVLSPDLTAPWLLQLGGRAAPRGGVVYRTQPKAVRAPAQQSRSLKAQPRRVTNVALAAPRAKAAPARQIDARFLPQMVPYDGNQKPGTIIINTSERHLYFVTGNGQARRYGVGVGKEGHAWSGTEKITRKAEWPGWTPPAEMIKRVREKEGRILPAHMKGGPENPLGARALYLGSTLYRIHGTNQPWTIGKAVSSGCIRMRNEDVTDLYEQVKVGAKVIVM, from the coding sequence ATGAAAAATCTTGCACTTCTTGTCCTGTCAGGCGCGGCGCTGAGCCTCGCTTCCTTCACCGCCCCGGCAATCGCGGGCGATCGCTATGGCCAGCGCCCGCCGGTGGTGCTGAGCCCGGATCTGACCGCGCCGTGGCTGCTGCAGCTTGGCGGCCGTGCCGCGCCGCGTGGCGGCGTGGTCTACCGCACCCAGCCGAAGGCGGTCCGGGCGCCGGCGCAGCAGAGCCGTTCGCTCAAGGCCCAGCCGCGCCGCGTCACCAATGTCGCGCTGGCCGCACCGCGGGCGAAGGCTGCGCCTGCGCGCCAGATCGACGCGCGTTTCCTGCCGCAGATGGTGCCTTATGACGGCAATCAGAAACCCGGCACGATCATCATCAACACCAGCGAGCGGCATCTCTATTTCGTCACCGGTAATGGCCAGGCCCGGCGCTATGGCGTTGGCGTTGGCAAGGAAGGCCATGCCTGGAGCGGAACCGAGAAGATCACCCGCAAGGCCGAGTGGCCGGGCTGGACGCCGCCGGCCGAGATGATCAAGCGAGTGCGCGAAAAGGAAGGCCGGATCCTGCCTGCGCACATGAAGGGCGGCCCGGAAAACCCGCTTGGCGCGCGCGCACTGTATCTTGGATCGACGCTTTACCGGATTCACGGGACCAACCAGCCCTGGACCATCGGCAAGGCCGTGTCATCTGGCTGCATCCGGATGCGCAATGAGGATGTCACCGATCTTTACGAACAGGTCAAGGTCGGCGCCAAGGTCATCGTGATGTGA
- a CDS encoding DNA-3-methyladenine glycosylase I, with product MAHENGLIIGEDGRTRCFWPGNLPDYLAYHDVEWGRPVTDDIRLFEKICLEGFQAGLSWLTILRKRENFRAGFAGFDFRKVALFDEADIERLVADKGIIRHRGKIVSTINNAHRAIEMVDEFGSLAAYFWSHEPGPEERPEKVDYATLTANPTTAVSTRISKDLKKRGWSFVGPTTVYAFMQAMGLVNDHLEGCCCRNEVEAARDALVRHK from the coding sequence ATGGCGCATGAAAACGGCCTGATAATCGGAGAGGACGGCCGCACCCGCTGCTTCTGGCCAGGCAATCTTCCCGACTATCTGGCCTATCATGATGTCGAGTGGGGCAGGCCGGTCACCGACGATATCCGCCTGTTTGAAAAGATCTGCCTGGAGGGATTCCAGGCGGGGCTGTCCTGGCTCACCATCCTGCGCAAGCGCGAGAACTTCCGCGCCGGATTCGCCGGCTTCGATTTCCGCAAGGTGGCGCTGTTTGACGAAGCCGACATCGAGCGACTTGTGGCCGACAAGGGCATCATCCGGCATCGCGGCAAGATTGTCTCGACCATCAACAATGCCCACCGCGCCATCGAGATGGTCGACGAGTTCGGCTCGCTGGCGGCCTATTTCTGGAGCCATGAGCCGGGTCCCGAAGAGCGGCCCGAGAAAGTGGACTACGCCACATTGACCGCCAATCCGACGACAGCCGTGTCGACCCGCATCTCGAAGGATCTGAAGAAGCGCGGCTGGAGCTTTGTCGGCCCGACAACCGTCTACGCCTTCATGCAGGCGATGGGGCTGGTCAATGATCACCTCGAAGGCTGCTGTTGCAGGAACGAGGTCGAGGCGGCGCGGGATGCGCTGGTGCGGCACAAATGA
- a CDS encoding L,D-transpeptidase, which yields MIFPRFPSRFAILAASALALLIAPALPDASAMPRSAAPAATETALPVVEIAQSKKPKSKYWRKKVRLNTNEKPGTIIIDTNTKYLYFVEGNNRATRYGVGVGREGFGWSGTVKVGRKAEWPGWTPPATMIARERKKGRNLPAYMKGGPNNPLGARALYLYKGGRDTIFRIHGTNQPWTIGQNMSSGCIRMMNEDVEHLYSRAGIGSKVIVIGPNGKGSEKLYTDRGMDFLGSLFGG from the coding sequence ATGATATTTCCACGCTTTCCATCCCGATTTGCCATCCTGGCGGCAAGCGCGCTGGCGCTTCTGATTGCTCCAGCCCTGCCGGATGCATCCGCGATGCCGCGGAGCGCGGCGCCAGCGGCAACCGAAACGGCGCTGCCGGTCGTGGAGATCGCGCAATCGAAAAAGCCGAAATCGAAATACTGGCGCAAGAAGGTCCGTCTCAATACCAACGAGAAACCCGGCACCATCATCATCGATACCAACACCAAATATCTCTATTTCGTCGAGGGCAACAACCGCGCCACCCGCTATGGCGTCGGCGTCGGCCGCGAGGGATTTGGCTGGTCAGGCACCGTCAAAGTTGGCCGCAAGGCCGAATGGCCGGGCTGGACTCCACCGGCCACCATGATTGCGCGTGAACGCAAAAAGGGCCGCAATCTGCCGGCCTACATGAAAGGCGGCCCCAACAATCCGCTCGGCGCGCGCGCGCTCTATCTCTACAAGGGCGGGCGCGACACCATCTTCCGCATTCACGGCACCAACCAGCCCTGGACCATCGGCCAGAACATGTCGTCAGGCTGCATCCGGATGATGAACGAGGATGTCGAACACCTTTACAGCCGCGCCGGCATCGGCTCCAAGGTCATCGTGATCGGGCCCAATGGAAAGGGTTCCGAGAAACTCTACACCGATCGCGGCATGGATTTCCTCGGCTCGCTGTTCGGCGGCTGA
- a CDS encoding DUF1801 domain-containing protein has product MTPEEVKELIYEVAELTPGVGRLEESLKWGEQSFAPARRNIGSSVRIAPRQNGEVALMFICHTNLVEQFRTLYPDALTYEDNRAIVLEAGRQPDLEALSHCIGLALTYKLRKRGKSGPV; this is encoded by the coding sequence ATGACGCCGGAAGAGGTCAAAGAGCTGATTTATGAGGTCGCGGAGCTTACGCCAGGCGTCGGACGACTGGAGGAAAGCCTCAAATGGGGCGAGCAGAGCTTCGCGCCGGCGCGCCGCAACATCGGCAGCTCGGTGCGGATCGCGCCACGTCAGAACGGCGAGGTCGCGCTGATGTTCATCTGCCACACCAATCTGGTCGAGCAGTTCCGCACGCTCTATCCCGACGCCCTGACCTATGAGGACAACCGCGCCATCGTGCTTGAGGCCGGCCGGCAGCCGGACCTCGAAGCGCTGTCGCATTGCATCGGCCTGGCGCTCACCTACAAGCTGCGCAAGCGCGGCAAATCCGGACCGGTCTAG
- a CDS encoding DoxX family protein: protein MSTNLILLIARILLSIMFIMAGFGKLGAIEGTTGYIASLGLPLPGITVWLTIALEILGGIAILVGFFTRYTAWALAAFCVVTGFLAHYQPADQMQMIIFMKNIAVAGGFLALSVSGAGGWSVDARRNVA from the coding sequence ATGTCAACCAATCTCATCCTCCTCATCGCCCGCATCCTGCTCAGCATCATGTTCATCATGGCAGGCTTCGGCAAGCTCGGCGCCATTGAAGGCACCACCGGTTACATCGCCAGCCTCGGCCTGCCGCTTCCAGGCATCACGGTGTGGCTGACCATCGCGCTCGAAATCCTCGGCGGCATTGCCATTCTGGTCGGCTTCTTCACCCGCTATACCGCATGGGCGCTGGCCGCATTTTGCGTGGTCACGGGCTTTCTCGCCCACTACCAGCCCGCTGACCAGATGCAGATGATCATCTTCATGAAGAACATTGCCGTTGCCGGCGGCTTCCTGGCGCTGTCGGTTTCCGGCGCCGGCGGCTGGTCGGTCGACGCTCGCCGCAACGTGGCCTGA